In Rhodothermia bacterium, the sequence GAAATCCCGCTTAGTAAAAAAGTCTCGCTGTACGGGTTGTATCAATCCGAGCAAAAAAATACCATTCTCTTGCCATATAAATACCAAGCGATTATAACCGGAATAAAAATAAAACCATGAAACGTCTTAATAAAACCTTGCTGATCTACATATTTGGACTGTCTGTAAGCTGGTTGTTTTCCAATAGCCTTTACGCACAAGACGTGCAACAGGCTTTCAAAAGCAGTTATACCGCCGAAAACAACAAAGACTATGCTACGGCCATTTCTGCACTTAAGAGGGCCTATAACAATAGCTATGAAATGAATTTGAGGTTAGGATGGCTTCATTATTTAGAAGGTAAATACCAAGAATCCATTTCATATTATAACAAGTGTATTCTACAAATGCCGATGTCCATAGAGGCGAAGTTAGGCTATGTCCAACCCGCATATGCACTTGAAAAATGGAACGACGTGCTTCTTCAATACTTGGCTATTTTACGTATAGACCCCAATCATGCGAAGGCAAACTACCAAGCTGGTGTGGCTTATTATTACCGGAAAGACTATACGCGAGCAGAAAAATACCTTCAAAAAGTCCTTAATCTGTATCCTTTCGATTATTATAGTTTGCTCATACTGGGCTGGACGAAGTATAATCTGGGGAAAAGAAATGAGGCTAAGGTTTTGTTTAATAAGGTTTTGTTGTATGCACCGGATGACACGTCTGCAAAAGAAGGCTTGGGCCTAATTCGTTGATAGGAACTGTTTGAAAATCTGTAGCACTGCGACTTCGGTTCTCAAACAATACTTATGACTTTGGAAGTATTGACAAGAAGGCCTACAATTTTGGACACGATAGTAATGTTAGAATTAGGGATTGAGTTTACTTTTTAATGTTTCGATCTCTTGTAATAATGCAAGGTTTTTTTGGTGTTCTTGGTCTGCACGCTGTTTTTCGGCCTCTGCGCGCTGTTTTTCGGCCTCTGCGCGCTGTTTTTCGGCCTCTGCGCGCTGTTGTTGCTCCGTCAAAAGCGTTTCTTGCTCGGCCAAGCGCTTTTGTTGTTCGTTGATGATGGCTTGCTTTTTCTGCATTTCGCGGTCAAAAATCCGCTCGATTTCATCCTCGACCTCCATTTTGTCGCGGATTTCATCGCTGGCGATGGCTCGTCCAAGGCGTTGTAGCATTTTCTGGAGTAGGGCGTCTTCCACCTCACCCCGAAAATCATACTGGTGCTTGTCGGATAGGGTCTGATAAATGGGACTAAAGACCTGTAAAATCCGCTCCAATTCCGAACGGGCGTCTTTGGGTAATCTTCGCACCTGAATCACATACGAATCGTGGGTAAGCAATTCTACAAATTCATCCCGCACGTTCAAGACTTCTTGCGTGACCACATCTCGGTATTCGCGGTTAATTTTCACCACACCAGCGGGGATATTCTCCAACGGAAATCCCAAAAAGTAGATGGTAATGATGGGCAGCGCACGCTTTTCACTGGTGTCCGAGGATGTGAGAACGTTATCTTCTTTTCGGTAGTTTTCCCCTAAATACTTATGAAAGCGCGACACATCAAACGCTTTCTTGGCTTTTTGAAGCTCAATCAGCACTTTATGAAGGCTTCCATCGGCCTTGCGCACCACGGCCTTGAAGTCGAAGCGAAGGATATTGAGTCCGCCGCCTGTTTCAATGGCCGTTTCTTGTGGTTTCACTTCCAATGCCTGCACTTCCTCGCCCAAAATTGCCGAGAGCAAACCCCGTGCAATCTCCAAATCCTCCAGCAGGTATTTGAAAACAACGTCGTATAGTGGATTGGCGATAATCATGTTTAGAGAAACTTGTAAATGAAAATGATTGTTTCATGTACCTTTCTGAAGAAGGACGGTTCCAAAAATAAGCACTCCACGATCCATTTTAGCCAGAAAAACCGTACTTGAGTTTCTTCGGCCAATAGATAGACTTCGCATGAATCGCATTTGGAACCATTCCTAAAAACATTTACTTTTCTTTTTTTAACAAATTTATATTCATCATATGTACATTGCTGCTCAAAAAGTTGTTTCCATCCACTATGTTTTGACCGACGAAAACGGAACACAGATTGATGCTTCTGCTGCTGGAGAGCCTTTGCGTTATTTACATGGGAGTGGGAATATAATCTCCGGTCTGGAACAAGCGCTAACGGGTCTTACAAATGGAGACAAGAAAAAAGTGGTTGTTGCACCTGAAGCGGGCTATGGCGTTCATGTACCAGAGTTGGTTATTCCTGTACCACGTGCGCAATTTGGCGACTTTGAGCCACAAGTTGGAATGCAAGTGCAAGCCGATACGCCAGATGGCCCGATGTTGTTTACGGTAGTGGAGGCAAATCAAC encodes:
- a CDS encoding tetratricopeptide repeat protein, which codes for MKRLNKTLLIYIFGLSVSWLFSNSLYAQDVQQAFKSSYTAENNKDYATAISALKRAYNNSYEMNLRLGWLHYLEGKYQESISYYNKCILQMPMSIEAKLGYVQPAYALEKWNDVLLQYLAILRIDPNHAKANYQAGVAYYYRKDYTRAEKYLQKVLNLYPFDYYSLLILGWTKYNLGKRNEAKVLFNKVLLYAPDDTSAKEGLGLIR
- a CDS encoding peptidylprolyl isomerase, whose product is MYIAAQKVVSIHYVLTDENGTQIDASAAGEPLRYLHGSGNIISGLEQALTGLTNGDKKKVVVAPEAGYGVHVPELVIPVPRAQFGDFEPQVGMQVQADTPDGPMLFTVVEANQLAVTLDANHPLAGVTLHFNVSVSSIRDATPKEIEQGYPEQNLITL